The following proteins are co-located in the Spirosoma montaniterrae genome:
- a CDS encoding transposase, with product MSSIQLDGSHTRVKNGGQAVGYQGRKAAKTTTSLFVADNAGVPLACATPQAGNHHDLFEIDKLFEELCLLLESVQISLKGLFLNADSGFDAHTLRLACEQRDIQANLAANPRSAGGPLTEWTYFDEELYKRRTVIEQANAWLDSFKTLLVRYETNIENWLSFHWLAFVVLFLRRINRKKKA from the coding sequence TTGTCGAGCATTCAACTTGACGGTAGCCACACCCGGGTTAAAAACGGCGGGCAAGCTGTTGGCTATCAGGGCCGTAAAGCGGCTAAGACGACAACCAGTTTGTTTGTGGCTGATAATGCGGGCGTACCATTGGCTTGCGCCACTCCACAGGCGGGCAACCATCATGACCTCTTTGAGATTGACAAACTTTTTGAGGAACTATGCCTCCTGCTGGAATCGGTTCAGATTAGTCTTAAAGGGCTGTTTCTCAATGCGGATAGCGGGTTTGATGCCCATACCTTACGGCTGGCTTGTGAGCAACGGGATATTCAGGCGAACCTTGCGGCTAATCCCCGCTCGGCAGGTGGCCCATTGACTGAGTGGACCTATTTTGACGAAGAACTTTATAAACGGCGCACCGTTATTGAGCAGGCGAACGCTTGGCTGGACAGCTTCAAAACGTTGCTGGTCCGTTACGAAACGAATATTGAGAATTGGCTTTCGTTCCACTGGCTGGCCTTTGTAGTGTTGTTTTTAAGAAGAATCAACCGAAAAAAGAAAGCCTAA
- a CDS encoding transposase, whose product MEVLDKVTIETWILPHLSLGQRGKDIKVDPIALIEAIIYKLKTGCQWRQLPVKQFFDGEKLTWQGVYYHFNEWRKDGSAPAARLETSLVERLAAQQAISGFVEHST is encoded by the coding sequence ATGGAAGTCTTGGACAAAGTTACGATTGAAACCTGGATACTGCCCCACCTGAGTCTGGGCCAGCGAGGGAAAGACATCAAAGTAGACCCGATAGCCTTGATCGAGGCCATCATCTACAAACTCAAAACGGGCTGCCAGTGGCGCCAACTGCCTGTAAAGCAGTTTTTTGATGGGGAGAAACTGACCTGGCAAGGCGTTTACTATCACTTTAATGAGTGGCGTAAGGATGGCTCCGCTCCGGCGGCCCGGCTGGAAACGAGTTTGGTTGAACGTCTTGCGGCTCAACAAGCGATTTCTGGATTTGTCGAGCATTCAACTTGA
- a CDS encoding tetratricopeptide repeat protein, whose product MNVRMNLVQLSLVAMPFLSLAQPKQLITSARPSTARTVSHTTTVSVPQPGTTAEAAPATAQTNAVAETTGDPNTLPLFGERSKTAAQIDAEIHFLNDCDRNFASRTEASEFFANRGWDYVMDGQLDTAAYRFNLAWLLNDRNPDAYWGLGVVSYQKDRLPDAIRMLKRGLTVADSNATLMTDLATVQLKYYQEKADPDVLAEADQHLQRAVVLNPAHATPYQKLSLLNYLKADYAKAWSYFHKARAIDLSGLDLSYLNELLAKMPDPEGVFK is encoded by the coding sequence ATGAACGTTCGGATGAATCTGGTACAGTTGAGTTTGGTTGCCATGCCTTTTCTGTCGTTAGCGCAGCCAAAACAGCTTATTACCTCGGCACGCCCGTCAACGGCCCGCACAGTGAGCCATACAACAACCGTGTCCGTGCCACAGCCGGGAACTACGGCTGAAGCTGCTCCTGCTACCGCTCAGACTAACGCAGTAGCCGAAACCACTGGCGACCCAAATACGCTCCCACTTTTTGGTGAACGCTCAAAAACAGCCGCTCAGATCGATGCCGAAATTCATTTTCTGAATGATTGTGACCGCAATTTTGCCAGCCGAACCGAAGCGAGCGAATTTTTTGCCAACCGGGGCTGGGATTATGTGATGGACGGGCAGTTGGATACGGCTGCCTACCGCTTCAATCTGGCGTGGCTGCTTAACGACCGCAATCCCGATGCTTACTGGGGTCTGGGCGTGGTCAGCTATCAGAAAGATCGCCTGCCCGACGCTATTCGGATGTTGAAACGCGGGCTGACCGTAGCCGATAGCAACGCCACGCTGATGACCGACCTGGCAACGGTGCAACTAAAGTATTATCAGGAAAAAGCCGACCCAGACGTATTGGCCGAAGCCGACCAGCATCTGCAACGAGCCGTTGTGCTGAATCCGGCCCATGCCACGCCCTACCAGAAGTTATCACTGTTGAATTATCTGAAAGCCGACTACGCCAAAGCCTGGTCGTATTTTCACAAAGCCCGCGCTATTGACCTGTCGGGGCTTGACCTGAGCTACCTGAACGAGTTGTTAGCCAAAATGCCCGACCCGGAGGGAGTGTTCAAGTAG
- a CDS encoding DEAD/DEAH box helicase, protein MEITSFDQFELNKQLLNAVADLGYTEPTPIQQKTIPLSLGNHDVLGIAQTGTGKTAAYLLPLLMKIKYAQGKNPRALILAPTRELAMQIAEAVSDLGKYTDLRHLALYGGLGPKTQIETLEKGVDLLVATPGRFMDLYRLGHIVTKDIRTMVLDEADKMMDMGFMPQIRSILEVIPTKRQNLLFSATFGARVERLSAEFLEAPIRIEVTPQASTAEMVSQLIYEVPNFRTKINLLEYLVTRASFQRGIVFARTKTTAENIYKFLARKVVDDNQIRVIHANKGQNTRINSMEAFKEGNIRVLVATDVAARGIDVAEVSHVINFDVPLIYEDYVHRIGRTGRANHTGEAITFVTTAEDYHVQKIERIIRMTIPRQPMPMEVEVTETPFDEQQAMLREMDEQRRKEDPTFLGAFHDKKLKNTPEGRGGAKNKSRSSGGGKTASRPAGPRSGGSRPGAGAKPGGAKRAGPRGGRR, encoded by the coding sequence ATGGAAATTACTTCGTTCGACCAATTTGAGTTAAATAAGCAACTGCTGAACGCCGTGGCCGACCTCGGTTACACGGAGCCGACACCGATTCAGCAGAAAACCATTCCGCTGAGTTTAGGCAATCACGACGTGCTGGGCATTGCCCAAACTGGCACAGGCAAAACGGCGGCTTATTTATTGCCGCTGCTCATGAAAATCAAGTATGCTCAGGGCAAAAATCCACGAGCATTGATTCTGGCTCCTACCCGCGAACTGGCGATGCAGATTGCCGAAGCCGTATCCGATTTAGGCAAATACACCGACTTACGGCATTTGGCTCTTTACGGTGGTCTTGGCCCCAAAACGCAGATTGAAACCCTCGAAAAAGGCGTCGATTTGCTGGTTGCCACGCCGGGCCGTTTCATGGACCTCTACCGGCTGGGCCATATCGTCACAAAAGATATTCGGACGATGGTGCTCGATGAAGCCGACAAAATGATGGACATGGGCTTTATGCCACAGATTCGGTCGATTCTGGAAGTCATTCCTACTAAGCGACAAAATCTGCTGTTTTCGGCCACGTTTGGTGCTCGGGTCGAGCGGCTGTCGGCGGAGTTTCTGGAAGCACCGATTCGGATAGAGGTTACGCCCCAGGCATCGACCGCCGAAATGGTAAGTCAGCTTATTTATGAGGTGCCTAATTTCCGCACTAAAATCAACCTGCTCGAATACCTCGTCACGCGTGCTTCGTTTCAGCGCGGCATCGTCTTTGCCCGCACTAAAACCACTGCCGAAAACATTTATAAGTTTCTGGCACGGAAAGTGGTGGACGACAATCAGATTCGGGTGATTCACGCCAACAAAGGTCAGAATACGCGTATCAACTCAATGGAAGCCTTCAAGGAAGGAAACATTCGCGTTCTGGTTGCCACCGATGTAGCCGCACGCGGCATCGACGTGGCCGAAGTGAGCCATGTCATCAATTTCGACGTGCCGCTGATTTACGAAGATTACGTACACCGCATCGGGCGCACAGGCCGGGCGAATCATACGGGCGAGGCCATCACATTTGTCACCACAGCAGAAGATTACCACGTACAGAAGATTGAGCGAATTATTCGGATGACCATTCCGCGCCAACCGATGCCAATGGAAGTTGAGGTAACAGAAACGCCGTTTGATGAGCAGCAGGCGATGCTGCGCGAAATGGATGAACAACGTCGGAAAGAAGATCCCACTTTTCTGGGAGCTTTTCATGATAAAAAACTTAAAAATACACCGGAAGGACGAGGAGGGGCAAAAAATAAAAGCCGGTCATCGGGTGGCGGAAAAACGGCTTCCCGGCCTGCTGGACCACGTTCGGGCGGCAGTCGGCCCGGCGCAGGAGCGAAGCCGGGCGGTGCCAAACGCGCCGGGCCGCGTGGGGGGCGTCGTTAA